In Brevibacillus marinus, the genomic window GTAACTCCTTTAACATAAGCTTCACCTTCTATTCTACCCGCTTGTGCCGGACGGCAACATGGTCTGGCGGAGCCACTTCCACTACTTTCACCGATACCTCCGCGATATCCAGCCCCGTGATCGCCTCCACTCTCGCCTTTACTTCCTGCTGTAAATTCTGGGTCAGTTCCGGCAGCGGGGTTTCGCCGTCAAAGGTCACCCTGAGCGACACCACGTTGCCCAAGTCTTTGCTGGAAACGTGCGTCTTCAGGTCGCGCACTCCCTTCACCTTGCGCGCCGCCCGTTCGGCAATCGCCCGGATCGTATCCAGGGAGATGCTGACATGGCCGTAATCATTGCGCAGAAAAATCGCCTTATCTTCGCGATTCCGCCGCACGCGAAAACCGCTGAAGAAAAAGCGGATGCTGATCGCCAGGAAGATCACGGCCACGATCAGGTACGGCAGGTTGATCGTCGACGAACCGTAAATGGCAGAGAAAAACTGTTCCACCAAGGAGCGATCGATTAAATTGGAAAACACGCCGATCGCCAGGATGGACAAGAAGATCAAAACGAGACTGTAGATGGTTAAAATAAAGCGGTCAAACAAATTCACAACGGCTCCTCCTTACTCGCGAAGACTACGTCGAGCTGCTTCCGGGCATGAGCGAGATCATGTGCCCTGTGGGTACTCCTTACTCGCGATCACTACCTCGAACTGCTTCCCTGCTAGAGCGAGATCATGTGCCCTGCGGGTACTCCTTACTCGCGATCACTACCTCGAGCTGCTTCCCTGCTAGAGCGAGATCACGTGCCCTGCGGGTGCTCCTTTATGTAGAAAATGCCCCCTGATGCTGGGGGCAGTTGGCGATCGGGTCAGCGAACCCGCACATGTTCTTCCGAGTGGGTCGGCGATGGAGCGGAAAGAGTTTTCTCATCCGGCTTCAACTCAACATCCACAATATGTACATTCACCTCAACGACCGTAAGACCCGTCATGCTTTCGATTGCGCTGCTGACACTGTCTTGTATATTGCGAGCCACTTCCGGAATTCGGTAGCCGTATTTGACGACGATTGAAACATCTACAGCCGCCTCGCGCGAACCAACCTCAACCCGCACACCGCGCGCCACGTTTTTCCGTCCCAGCCGTTCAGCGATATCGCCGACGAACCCCCCGCTCATCTGCGCTACCCCTTCGACTTCCGAGGCGGCCATGCCCGCGATGACTTCCAACACTTCGGGAGCGATCTGGATTTTGCCGAGTTCCGTTTTTTCTGTATCCGCTGTGTACTCTTCCATCGTTTCGCACCTCCCTCTGATTTGCTTCCCATTATAACAACGGCTGGCTGTTTTTACAAACTAGGATTGATCCAGGTTCAGGTCATGCGTCTCCAAAAACTTCGTGTCAAACTCACCGTTGACAAACTGCTCATGGTCCAGCACTTTCAGGTGAAACGGAATCGTGGTGGCAATTCCTTCGATCTCAAATTCGGACAAGGCCCGCTTCATCCGCTGAATCGCATCCAGGCGGTCTTTGCCCCAGACGATCACCTTGGCAATCATCGAATCGTAATACGGCGGAATCTGATAACCGGGATAGGCGGCGCTGTCGACGCGCACGCCAAAACCTCCCGGCGGCAGGTAATGGAGAATTTGTCCCGGTGAGGGCATAAAGTTTTTCGCCGGGTTTTCCGCGTTGATCCGGCACTCGATCGCCCAGCCGTTCAGCTTGACATCTTGCTGGGTGAAAGAAAGCGGCAGGCCGGCTGCGACGTTGATTTGCTCTTTGATCAGATCCAGGCCGGTGACCATCTCCGTCACCGGGTGTTCCACTTGAATGCGGGTATTCATCTCCATGAAGTAAAACTGGCCGTGCCGGTCGAGCAGGAATTCCACCGTGCCGGCGCCGTGATAATTCACCGCTTTTGCGGCGGCTACCGCCGCCTCTCCCATCCTGGCGCGCAGCTCCTCGCTCAGCGCGGGGGAGGGCGCTTCTTCGATCAGCTTCTGGTGGCGCCGCTGAATGGAGCAGTCCCGTTCCCCGAGGTAGACGACGTTGCCGTGTTTGTCGGCCATGATCTGGATTTCCACGTGGCGCGGGCTCTCCACGAATTTCTCCAGGTACACGCCGGGATTGCCAAAGGCGGTCTTGGCTTCGTTCTGCGCTTGGCGGATCGCCTTTTCCAGCTCCTGGTCGTCGGCCGCCACCCGCATGCCGCGGCCGCCGCCGCCGGCCGTCGCTTTGACCATCACCGGATAGCCGATCTCCCGCGCTGTCTTGACAGCTTCTTCCACGCTTTCGATCAACCCGTCCGTGCCGGGTACGGTCGGCACTCCCGCTTGCTTCATCGTCTCTTTTGCCGTAGACTTGTCGCCCATCTTGGCAATCGCCTCCGGATCGGGACCGATAAAAGTGATGTCGCAGGCGGCACAAATCTCGGCAAAGTCGGCATTTTCCGCGAGGAAGCCGTAGCCGGGGTGAATCGCGTCAACCCCCACCTTGGTCGCCAGGCTGATCAGATTGGCCATGTTGAGATAGCTTTCCTTGGATGCGGTCGGTCCGATGCAGTATGCCTCATCGGCCAGTTTGACGTGCAACGCGTTGCGATCCGCTTCGGAGTAGACGGCGACCGTGCGGATTCCCATTTCGCGGCAAGCGCGGATGATGCGCACGGCAATCTCGCCGCGGTTGGCAATGAGGATTTTCTGGAACATCCTGGTTCACCCTCCGTTTATTCCGGTTTGACGAGGAACAGAGGCTGTCCGTATTCCACCAACTGCCCATCCTCCACCAACACTTTGACGATCTCGCCGTTTACTTCCGCCTCAATCTCGTTAAACAGCTTCATCGCCTCCAGAATGCAGACGATCGTATTGGTCGTCACTTTGTCGCCAGGCTGTACGTACGGTGGTTTGCCCGGTTCCGGCGAACGGTAAAACGTCCCGACCATCGGTGCGGTAATCGTATGTAAATTTGCCTCTTCGGCTGCATTTGCCGCAGCGGCGGCAGGAGCCGGCTGCGCTGGCGCCGCGGCCGGCTGCACCGGCACGGCGGGCGGCGCGGCGACGGGAGCGGGCGGCTGCACTTGCGCCGGCAACGGCTGCGGCGGCGCGGCAGGAGCTTGCGCTGGTTCCGCAGGCGCAAGGTTTTTCTTGATGCTCAGTTTGGATCCTTCCCACTCCAGCTTAAACTCGTGTATGCTCGATTGATCAATTAACTTGATGATTTCGCGAATCTCGTGCAGCTTGAACATGAAACGTTCACTCCTTGTTTTCATCTCATCGTGCTTTGAGATTTTCCAGAGAGAATAACCCCAGCAACACTTGTACATAAATACTATGGTAACTTCTCGCCTGTACAACGTCAAGAAATCGCTTGCCAGTTGCTGTCAGCCCGGCACGAGGCGAGAACCCGTCGGCTGGCGCGGATGACGGATCGAGTTTGTTTGCCGGATGATGGGAAAAACCGCAGGCAACCACCTGCGGTTGAACAGCGAAACGCGCTCCGGAACGCGTGCCAAGGAGCCTGTTTAGGGCTGCGCGCTTACCGTCACCTGGTAGCCCGGAACATTCAGATGCTGTTTGGTCAGCGCGATAATGTCAACCACTTGCTTGCGATCCAGTTTCTCCGCCTGGACGACCACCTTGACGCTGTCGCTGTGGGCGAAGACGACCGCATCTTTGTACCCGTCCGCTTTCAACATCTCTTCCAGCGCCATGATGTTGTTCTGCAGGGCGGACAGTTCATCGTAGCGCGCCCGCGCATCCACCATCGCTTGCGGTGAGGCGTCCGGGTTGACAATGATCTCCATCTGCTCGTCTTTTTGCTTTTCGATCATTGCTTCCCGGTTCAGCTTGATGCTTTGGAAGGTTTCACTGCCGCCACTCGCGAGGAGCGACGATTCCAAATCGGCGGCGGGATCCTCTTTAGCCGCTGCCGCTTCCCCGGCGGGCGAGCCATCGGCAGCGGGAGCTCCTTCGACCGCCGCCGCATCGGGAGCGGGTTGATCGGTCTGTTGGGTCTCCACTTCTACCCCGGCCAGCGGGTCCTGCTCCAGCGTCGGTTCTCCCAGCGCCGGCGTTTGCTCGGCGGGACCGTTGACCAGGTAATAACCGGACAGCACGACCATCACGGCCAACATCGTTAACAACCACACGGTTTGTTTGCGTACGAGCATCTTCACATCCTCCTAACCTTTTTTCGGTAAGACCGAGATTTTATATGCAGGCACGTCCAACACTTTCTGCACCGCTTCCAGGATCCACGCTTTTACCTGAATGTTCTCTGCTCCTTTGGCAACCACCAACACTCCTCTCACTTTTGGTTTCACCGTCTTGACGACGACGGGCTGTTCCTGATTGGCTCCCTGAATCACCACGACCTCTTCGTTGCGCGTCTGATCGGACTGATCGCGGGTCGCCCGGTCCTTGTCCGTCTCTTTTGTGACAGCCGACCGGATATCGCGATTCTTCTCCACGACCACTTCCGGGGTCGAGTCGAGGTTGACCATCACGTCCACCTGTCCCACCCCGACCACCGCTTCCAGGATTTCCGCCAATTGCGTTTCGTACATGTTCTCAAACTCCTGTATTTGCTCATTGCCGAGCGAGCGGCCGACGGCCAAAGTGGTCGGTTCCGGATCCGGTTCCTGCACGGCAAACGGATAGTCGGCGGACGACAGGTCCGGCTCGACGGAGAGGAAATCGGTGAAGATCATCACCGCGGCCCCGATACACAACAGCAAGATCAAGTAGTGGATCGGCTTCAGCTGCTTGTTGTTCGGATCGCCCGCAAACATCTGTTTCAACCTGGAGAGCATCATCTCTCACCCCTTTTGCCCATCGCTCAACTTCTTTCCTGTTCATCGGCCGGGATCACCCTGACTTGTTCAGGCGCGACCTGCCAGTCCCGGGCCACCTGTGCCGCAATCCGCTGCTGCAGCAACGTTTGCCTGCCTCCCGCAGCCGGGACGCTCTCCTGCTCCGCTTGGCGGGCGGCGCTCTCTACCTCTACCGCAATCTCCACGGGCCGGATCGGGCGGACGGTTTCCCCCGTGGGCGCGCTCTGCTCACCCCCTTCGTCTCCGCCCACGACCAGCGTAATCGTCTCAATCTTCGGGCCGCCTGCAGCGGAATCGCGGAAGCGCACATCGACGGAAGCCACTCCAACGCCGAATGCCGCTTCGATCTGCTCGCCGATCAGCGATTCCATCTGGGTGCTGACGTAACGCTCTACCTGCTCGTCCCGCGTTTCCAGCATCTTTTGCGAAAGCCGCTGCCAGGCCGGGTTGGGCCCCTCCCGCTCCAGCTGCTGTTGGTAGCGGCTGAAGCGCGCGGCCAGTTCTTCCGGCGTGACGTGGAACAAGGAAAAGAGCGGCGTGATGATCGTCAGCAGGATGAGCAATCCCATCACCATCTTGACGTAACGCTGCAAGCTGGTATTCGGCAGGATCAGGTCGAGAAAGGCGGCCAACAGCACGAGCAGGATGATTTTTTTCAGCCACAGGACAAACCATTCCACTGTTTCTCACCTACCGAACCATGAGCGAGATATTGCCGGCCGTAATGATGATCGTAATCGCCAGGAAGAACATCAGCCCGACGGTGGCCAAGGCGGCGAACACGTATACCAAGCACTTGCCGATCGTTCCCAATGCGGCGATGATCGGACTGGAACCGAGCGGCTGCAGGATCGCGGAGGAGAGGTTGTAGATCAATGCCAGCACCAGGATTTTGATCGCCGGAAATGCGCAGAGGATCAGGAGAATGATCACACCGGCCAGCCCAATCGCATTTTTTACCAAAAGCGAGGCTCCAACCACCGTGTCGGCCGCCTCGGAAAACATCCGTCCGACGAGCGGGACAAAATTGCCCGTGACGTACTTGGCCGTCCGCAGGGTTACGCCGTCGGTAACCGCCGCTGTCACCCCCTGGATGCTGACCACCGCGAGAAAGATCGTCAGGAAGGAACCGAGCACCCCCATCGCGATGTTGCGCAACAGCACCGCCAGTTGGCTGACCTGATAGCGTTCCGAAAAGAGGCTGGTAATCGCGAGCATCGCGGACAGAAACAGCAGCGGATAGACAAAGGTGGAGATGAGGATGCCGCTGGTGTTGATCATGAAGACGATCAGCGGGTGGAACAGCGCCGCGGACGCCAGGTTGCCCATCGAAGCCAACAGGGCGATGACCAGCGGTATCATCGCCAACATGAAATCGGACATGTTGACGATCGCGTCTTTGGCATAGGTGATGGCGAGGCGGAAGCTGTTCATCGCCAGCACCATCAGCACGAGATAGGTGATGGCATAGGCCACGGTGCTGACAGCGTTCCGTTCAAATGCGCTCTGCATCGTCTCCAGGATCATCGCAAAAACGGTGATGATGATGATCGAACTGAGCAGTTTGCCGTTGGCCAGCACCTCGTGAAACAGGTAGCGGAACAGTCCCTTCAGCACACCGCTGATCGTCAATTCCCCGTCGCGAAACAACAGCTGCACAAACCCGGGGGCCTGCAGGTCCGGCAGATACCCTTTGTACTCGCGCAGCGTCTCCTGCCAAAACTGCTCAACGCTTTCGGTCGGCAATCGTTCGGCCTGCTCGCGCACCAATTGGTCAAGCGGATTGCCGCCGTTCGGCTGGTCCGCGGCGGCGGCGCAGACCGCTTGCGGTACCGCGAGCAGTTGAATCACGATGAGCAACCAAAACAGACGTGTCACCTGCATCCCTCCCGTTTGCCTAGGCCGGTAGCAGGCCGACAACGGTCTCGATGATGATTTGCACAATCGGTACTGCCATCACCAGAATCAGCACCTTGCCCGCCAACTCGATCTTGGAGGCGATCGCTCCCTGCCCTGCATCGCGGGTGATCTGCGCGCCAAACTCGGCGATGTAGGCGATGCCGATAATCTTGAGAATCGTCTCGAGAAAGATCAGATTCAGATCCGCCTGTACCGCCAACCGCTCCAGGACGCGGATCACCTCGGCAATCTTGTCGATCAGAAACAGGAAAATGAGGACACCAGCCACAATGGTCAACAGAAAGGCAAACATCGACTTCTGTTCTTTGATCACCAGCGCGAGGATGGTGGCGACGATGCCGAGACCGACGATCTGCACGATTTCCATTGCCGACCCCCTCCTCTTCTAATTGAACAGAAAGACGCGTTTGACTTCGTTAAACAGGTCTCCCAGGTAATGTGCCACCATGTACAGCACGATGATAAATCCAACGAGCGTGGCCCAGTGGGCAACATCCTCCTTGCCGGAAGCTTTCAGCACGGTGTGAATGATTGCCATGATAAAACCGACTCCAGCGATTTGAAAGACAGGAGTCAAATCAAACCCCACAATGAACACCTCGCTTCTAGAACATGAGGATTACCAGCAGGAGGCCGCTGAGAACGCCCAGTGTCTTGTACATCCTTTCATATTTGTTTTGCTCGACCCTTGCTTCTTCTTCCAGTGCGCGCAGGTGTGTTACGGCCAATTGCAAGTGCTTTTGCTGATCTTCGCGGTCGGAATTGCCCAGGATGTACCCCAGTCCTCGCAGCACGTCTTTTTCCGGATTGCCCAGCGCTGTGTTCATCCAGTGTTTTTCCAATGCCGTCTGCCAGCAGATTTGCGTCGCTTGTCCTTCCTTGCTGACCAGCTCTTCCGCCGCCGCCTGGAAGATGCGCCCAACCGCGGGTGGGATGCGCGCAGCGATCTTGGCGAAAGCGCGATGCAGGGGCGTGGACCCGTATACGATCTCCGTCTCCAGCATCTGCAGCGCGAGCAGCAAGGCGCGCAGCTGCGGGGGGCGATTGGCGTACGACTTGCCGATCTGCCAGCCGATCATCGTCGCCGAAAAAAGGATGAGCAGTGCGCCGATCAGCTTGAGCATGCGACTTCCCTCTTCAAGGGCGTCAGCTTCCGATCGTAGATCCCTTCAACGGTTCCCGGACCCGCCGTTCGGCTCAACACGATGTAGCGGTCAAACGCTCCCTGCTGCAGCAGCCGGCCCAACATCGGCCGGCGCGACACTTCGGCCAGATTGCAGCCGTGGGCCGAACAGATGACGGAGACGCCG contains:
- the spoIIIAE gene encoding stage III sporulation protein AE — encoded protein: MQVTRLFWLLIVIQLLAVPQAVCAAAADQPNGGNPLDQLVREQAERLPTESVEQFWQETLREYKGYLPDLQAPGFVQLLFRDGELTISGVLKGLFRYLFHEVLANGKLLSSIIIITVFAMILETMQSAFERNAVSTVAYAITYLVLMVLAMNSFRLAITYAKDAIVNMSDFMLAMIPLVIALLASMGNLASAALFHPLIVFMINTSGILISTFVYPLLFLSAMLAITSLFSERYQVSQLAVLLRNIAMGVLGSFLTIFLAVVSIQGVTAAVTDGVTLRTAKYVTGNFVPLVGRMFSEAADTVVGASLLVKNAIGLAGVIILLILCAFPAIKILVLALIYNLSSAILQPLGSSPIIAALGTIGKCLVYVFAALATVGLMFFLAITIIITAGNISLMVR
- a CDS encoding Asp23/Gls24 family envelope stress response protein, whose translation is MEEYTADTEKTELGKIQIAPEVLEVIAGMAASEVEGVAQMSGGFVGDIAERLGRKNVARGVRVEVGSREAAVDVSIVVKYGYRIPEVARNIQDSVSSAIESMTGLTVVEVNVHIVDVELKPDEKTLSAPSPTHSEEHVRVR
- the spoIIIAB gene encoding stage III sporulation protein SpoIIIAB → MLKLIGALLILFSATMIGWQIGKSYANRPPQLRALLLALQMLETEIVYGSTPLHRAFAKIAARIPPAVGRIFQAAAEELVSKEGQATQICWQTALEKHWMNTALGNPEKDVLRGLGYILGNSDREDQQKHLQLAVTHLRALEEEARVEQNKYERMYKTLGVLSGLLLVILMF
- the accB gene encoding acetyl-CoA carboxylase biotin carboxyl carrier protein — protein: MFKLHEIREIIKLIDQSSIHEFKLEWEGSKLSIKKNLAPAEPAQAPAAPPQPLPAQVQPPAPVAAPPAVPVQPAAAPAQPAPAAAAANAAEEANLHTITAPMVGTFYRSPEPGKPPYVQPGDKVTTNTIVCILEAMKLFNEIEAEVNGEIVKVLVEDGQLVEYGQPLFLVKPE
- the accC gene encoding acetyl-CoA carboxylase biotin carboxylase subunit, coding for MFQKILIANRGEIAVRIIRACREMGIRTVAVYSEADRNALHVKLADEAYCIGPTASKESYLNMANLISLATKVGVDAIHPGYGFLAENADFAEICAACDITFIGPDPEAIAKMGDKSTAKETMKQAGVPTVPGTDGLIESVEEAVKTAREIGYPVMVKATAGGGGRGMRVAADDQELEKAIRQAQNEAKTAFGNPGVYLEKFVESPRHVEIQIMADKHGNVVYLGERDCSIQRRHQKLIEEAPSPALSEELRARMGEAAVAAAKAVNYHGAGTVEFLLDRHGQFYFMEMNTRIQVEHPVTEMVTGLDLIKEQINVAAGLPLSFTQQDVKLNGWAIECRINAENPAKNFMPSPGQILHYLPPGGFGVRVDSAAYPGYQIPPYYDSMIAKVIVWGKDRLDAIQRMKRALSEFEIEGIATTIPFHLKVLDHEQFVNGEFDTKFLETHDLNLDQS
- the spoIIIAC gene encoding stage III sporulation protein AC, with the translated sequence MGFDLTPVFQIAGVGFIMAIIHTVLKASGKEDVAHWATLVGFIIVLYMVAHYLGDLFNEVKRVFLFN
- a CDS encoding SpoIIIAH-like family protein, with the protein product MLVRKQTVWLLTMLAVMVVLSGYYLVNGPAEQTPALGEPTLEQDPLAGVEVETQQTDQPAPDAAAVEGAPAADGSPAGEAAAAKEDPAADLESSLLASGGSETFQSIKLNREAMIEKQKDEQMEIIVNPDASPQAMVDARARYDELSALQNNIMALEEMLKADGYKDAVVFAHSDSVKVVVQAEKLDRKQVVDIIALTKQHLNVPGYQVTVSAQP
- the amaP gene encoding alkaline shock response membrane anchor protein AmaP, which codes for MNLFDRFILTIYSLVLIFLSILAIGVFSNLIDRSLVEQFFSAIYGSSTINLPYLIVAVIFLAISIRFFFSGFRVRRNREDKAIFLRNDYGHVSISLDTIRAIAERAARKVKGVRDLKTHVSSKDLGNVVSLRVTFDGETPLPELTQNLQQEVKARVEAITGLDIAEVSVKVVEVAPPDHVAVRHKRVE
- the spoIIIAD gene encoding stage III sporulation protein AD; translated protein: MEIVQIVGLGIVATILALVIKEQKSMFAFLLTIVAGVLIFLFLIDKIAEVIRVLERLAVQADLNLIFLETILKIIGIAYIAEFGAQITRDAGQGAIASKIELAGKVLILVMAVPIVQIIIETVVGLLPA
- the spoIIIAG gene encoding stage III sporulation protein AG encodes the protein MLSRLKQMFAGDPNNKQLKPIHYLILLLCIGAAVMIFTDFLSVEPDLSSADYPFAVQEPDPEPTTLAVGRSLGNEQIQEFENMYETQLAEILEAVVGVGQVDVMVNLDSTPEVVVEKNRDIRSAVTKETDKDRATRDQSDQTRNEEVVVIQGANQEQPVVVKTVKPKVRGVLVVAKGAENIQVKAWILEAVQKVLDVPAYKISVLPKKG
- the spoIIIAF gene encoding stage III sporulation protein AF, producing the protein MEWFVLWLKKIILLVLLAAFLDLILPNTSLQRYVKMVMGLLILLTIITPLFSLFHVTPEELAARFSRYQQQLEREGPNPAWQRLSQKMLETRDEQVERYVSTQMESLIGEQIEAAFGVGVASVDVRFRDSAAGGPKIETITLVVGGDEGGEQSAPTGETVRPIRPVEIAVEVESAARQAEQESVPAAGGRQTLLQQRIAAQVARDWQVAPEQVRVIPADEQERS